One region of Scophthalmus maximus strain ysfricsl-2021 chromosome 13, ASM2237912v1, whole genome shotgun sequence genomic DNA includes:
- the opa1 gene encoding dynamin-like 120 kDa protein, mitochondrial isoform X2, which yields MLRVGGKVACTSCRNLVSTNTGLRFPVPLQKLHPLSRAIHHRYSGSANPQRPPHRMAARYFTSMSRLPMRPPKPPPGSGGRNHQQQRNFWVARLAARLLKLRYILLGSAVGGGYTAKKTYDEWKDMFPDLSEYNWVIPDFVWELSEQIDLDKLAKALPEIEEIAKLLPDLDKIRENFTFLKSLLSSETSGDPPLKATDSSTAATQDAGDKQYKKGLLGELILIQQQIQRHEEEVRRAAEANSARPPPPEPAPSPPPNPSPPQQKRKSSDKEKVDQLQEELLRTQLKYQRMLERLEKENKELRKVVLQKDDKGIHQRKVKKSLIDLYSEVLDILSDYDANYNTQDHLPRVVVVGDQSAGKTSVLEMIAQARIFPRGSGEMMTRSPVKVTLSEGPHHVAIFKDSGREFDLTKEEDLAALRREIELRMRKSVKEGQTVSCETISLSVKGPGIQRMVLVDLPGVISTVTAGMASDTKETIFRISKAYMQNPNAIILCIQDGSVDAERSIVTDLVSQMDPQGKRTIFVLTKVDLAEKNLASPNRIQQIVEGKLFPMKALGYFAVVTGKGSSGESIDSIKDYEEDFFQNSRLLRDGMLKAHQVTTKNLSLAVSDCFWKMVRESVEQQADVFKASRFNLETEWKNNYPRLRELDRNELFEKAKNEILDEVISLSQVTPQHWEAILQKKLWERVSTHVIENIYLPAAQTMDSGTFNTTVDIKLKQWTDKQLPHKALEVAWETLQEEFARFMAEYKGKDQDDIFDKLKEAVKDESIKRHKWNERAMDSLRVIQHNALEDRSITDKPQWDAAIQFMEETLQSRLKDTDSVIKDMVGPDWKQRWLNWTNRTPDQHIRNETKNELERLLKLHEDHTAYLANDEVTTVRKNLEGRGVEVDPVLIKDTWHQLYRRHFLQKALSHCSLCKRGFYYYQRHFVDSELECNDVVLFWRIQRMLVITANTLRQQLTNTEVRRLEKNVKEVLDDFGEDMEKKTHLITGRRVQLAEDLKKVREIQEKLEAFIEALHKEK from the exons ATGTTGCGTGTCGGGGGCAAAGTCGCCTG CACGTCCTGCAGGAACCTGGTCTCCACCAACACGGGGCTGAGATTTCCGGTGCCACTGCAGAAGCTGCACCCCCTGTCCCGTGCCATCCACCACCGTTATTCGGGAAGCGCCAACCCCCAGCGACCTCCTCATCGCATGGCAGCTCGCTATTTCACCTCCATGTCACGGTTGCCCATGCGGCCACCCAAGCCTCCCCCTGGGTCAGGGGGCCGGAACCATCAGCAACAGCGCAACTTCTGGGTGGCACGCCTCGCCGCCAGGCTGCTGAAGCTTCGATACATTCTGCTGGGCTCGGCAGTGGGGGGAGGGTACACAGCTAAAAAG ACCTATGACGAATGGAAGGACATGTTTCCTGATTTAAGTGAATACAACTGGGTCATTCCAGATTTTGTCTGGGAACTGAGTGAACAGATCGATCTTG ATAAACTGGCCAAAGCTCTACCAGAGATAGAAGAAATCGCCAAACTACTACCTGACCTAGACAAGATAAGAGAGAACTTCACTTTCCTCAAAAGCCTCCTTTCTTCTG AAACCTCTGGGGATCCTCCTCTAAAAGCCACAGATTCTTCTACTGCAGCCACACAGGACGCCGGTGACAAGCAGTACAAAAAG GGTCTGCTTGGCGAGCTCATTCTTATTCAGCAGCAGATCCAGCGGCACGAGGAGGAGGTCCGGCGGGCCGCTGAAGCCAATAGTGCGCGTCCCCCACCGCCAGAGCCCGCTCCCAGTCCGCCTCCGAACCCCAGCCCCCCTCAGCAGAAACGCAAG TCatcagacaaagaaaaggtAGACCAACTTCAAGAAGAGCTGCTCCGTACACAG TTAAAATATCAACGCATGCTGGAGAGACTGGAGAAGGAGAATAAAGAGTTAAGGAAAGTGGTGCTGCAAAAAGATGATAAGGGGATTCACCAAAGGAAAGTGAAG AAATCCCTTATTGATCTGTATTCTGAAGTTTTGGACATCTTGTCTGACTACGATGCCAACTACAACACGCAGGACCATCTACCCAGG gtggttGTCGTCGGGGATCAGAGTGCTGGGAAGACTAGTGTGCTGGAGATGATCGCTCAGGCCAGGATCTTTCCCCGGGGCTCAGGAGAGATGATGACACGATCTCCTGTCAAG gtcACACTAAGCGAAGGCCCCCACCATGTGGCCATCTTCAAGGACAGTGGCCGAGAGTTTGACCTCACTAAGGAGGAGGAC ctggCTGCTCTGAGGCGTGAGATTGagctgaggatgaggaagagcgTGAAGGAGGGACAGACAGTCAGCTGTGAG acaATATCCTTAAGCGTCAAAGGCCCCGGCATCCAGAGGATGGTGCTTGTTGACTTACCAGGTGTCATCAGT ACGGTGACTGCTGGCATGGCGTCAGACACTAAAGAAACCATCTTCAGAATCAGCAAAGCGTACATGCAGAACCCCAATGCAATCATCCTCTGTATTCAGG ATGGCAGTGTTGATGCAGAGCGGAGCATTGTAACTGACTTGGTGAGCCAGATGGACCCCCAAGGAAAGAGGACCATCTTTGTCCTGACCAAAGTGGACTTGGCTGAGAAGAACCTGGCCAGCCCGAACAGA ATCCAGCAAATAGTGGAAGGAAAACTGTTTCCCATGAAGGCCCTGGGCTACTTTGCTGTGGTGACAGGCAAAG GGAGCAGCGGTGAAAGCATAGACTCCATTAAAGACTATGAGGAGGACTTCTTCCAGAACTCCAGGTTACTGAG GGATGGCATGCTGAAGGCCCACCAGGTGACCACAAAGAACCTGAGTCTTGCCGTCTCTGACTGCTTCTGGAAGATGGTTAGGGAGTCGGTTGAGCAGCAGGCTGATGTCTTCAAAG caTCCCGTTTCAACTTGGAGACGGAATGGAAGAATAACTATCCTCGTCTCAGAGAGCTGGACAGG AACGAACTGTTTGAAAAGGCCAAAAACGAAATCTTGGATGAAGTCATTAGTTTGAGTCAAGTGACCCCACAACACTG GGAGGCCATCCTACAGAAGAAGCTGTGGGAACGAGTTTCCACCCATGTAATTGAGAACATCTACTTGCCTGCTGCCCAAACAATGGACTCCGGCACCTTTAACACCACCGTAGACATCAAGCTCAAGCAGTGGACTGACAAGCAGCTTCCTCACAAAGCTCTGGAG GTTGCCTGGGAGACGCTGCAGGAGGAGTTTGCCCGCTTCATGGCTGAATACAAAGGCAAAGACCAGGACGACATTTTTGACAAGCTGAAGGAGGCTGTGAAGGACGAGAGCATCAAAAGGCACAAGTGGAATGAACGGGCCATGGACAGCCTG agagtAATCCAGCACAATGCCCTCGAAGACCGTTCCATCACAGACAAGCCTCAGTGGGACGCAGCAATCCAGTTCATGGAAGAGACGCTGCAGTCACGCCTCAAAGACA CTGACTCCGTAATCAAGGATATGGTGGGTCCAGACTGGAAGCAGAGGTGGCTGAACTGGACGAATCGCACACCAGATCAG caCATTCGTAATGAAACTAAAAATGAGCTGGAGCGTTTGCTGAAGCTCCACGAAGACCACACCGCCTACTTGGCCAATGACGAGGTCACCACAGTGAGGAAGAACCTCGAAGGACGAGGGGTCGAGGTTGACCCCGTgctg ATCAAGGACACGTGGCATCAGCTGTATCGCCGACACTTCTTGCAGAAGGCGCTGTCCCACTGCAGCCTCTGCAAGAGAGGTTTTTACTACTACCAGAGACACTTTGTTGACTCTGAG CTGGAGTGCAATGATGTGGTTCTGTTCTGGAGGATCCAGAGGATGCTCGTCATCACAGCCAACACTCTCCGACAGCAGCTCACCAACACTGAGG TGCGTCGCCTGGAGAAAAATGTGAAGGAGGTACTGGATGACTTTGGGGAAGACATGGAGAAGAAGACGCACCTCATTACTGGCCGCCGAGTCCAGCTGGCTGAGGATCTCA
- the opa1 gene encoding dynamin-like 120 kDa protein, mitochondrial isoform X4, which yields MLRVGGKVACTSCRNLVSTNTGLRFPVPLQKLHPLSRAIHHRYSGSANPQRPPHRMAARYFTSMSRLPMRPPKPPPGSGGRNHQQQRNFWVARLAARLLKLRYILLGSAVGGGYTAKKTYDEWKDMFPDLSEYNWVIPDFVWELSEQIDLDKLAKALPEIEEIAKLLPDLDKIRENFTFLKSLLSSETSGDPPLKATDSSTAATQDAGDKQYKKSSDKEKVDQLQEELLRTQLKYQRMLERLEKENKELRKVVLQKDDKGIHQRKVKKSLIDLYSEVLDILSDYDANYNTQDHLPRVVVVGDQSAGKTSVLEMIAQARIFPRGSGEMMTRSPVKVTLSEGPHHVAIFKDSGREFDLTKEEDLAALRREIELRMRKSVKEGQTVSCETISLSVKGPGIQRMVLVDLPGVISTVTAGMASDTKETIFRISKAYMQNPNAIILCIQDGSVDAERSIVTDLVSQMDPQGKRTIFVLTKVDLAEKNLASPNRIQQIVEGKLFPMKALGYFAVVTGKGSSGESIDSIKDYEEDFFQNSRLLRDGMLKAHQVTTKNLSLAVSDCFWKMVRESVEQQADVFKASRFNLETEWKNNYPRLRELDRNELFEKAKNEILDEVISLSQVTPQHWEAILQKKLWERVSTHVIENIYLPAAQTMDSGTFNTTVDIKLKQWTDKQLPHKALEVAWETLQEEFARFMAEYKGKDQDDIFDKLKEAVKDESIKRHKWNERAMDSLRVIQHNALEDRSITDKPQWDAAIQFMEETLQSRLKDTDSVIKDMVGPDWKQRWLNWTNRTPDQHIRNETKNELERLLKLHEDHTAYLANDEVTTVRKNLEGRGVEVDPVLIKDTWHQLYRRHFLQKALSHCSLCKRGFYYYQRHFVDSELECNDVVLFWRIQRMLVITANTLRQQLTNTEVRRLEKNVKEVLDDFGEDMEKKTHLITGRRVQLAEDLKKVREIQEKLEAFIEALHKEK from the exons ATGTTGCGTGTCGGGGGCAAAGTCGCCTG CACGTCCTGCAGGAACCTGGTCTCCACCAACACGGGGCTGAGATTTCCGGTGCCACTGCAGAAGCTGCACCCCCTGTCCCGTGCCATCCACCACCGTTATTCGGGAAGCGCCAACCCCCAGCGACCTCCTCATCGCATGGCAGCTCGCTATTTCACCTCCATGTCACGGTTGCCCATGCGGCCACCCAAGCCTCCCCCTGGGTCAGGGGGCCGGAACCATCAGCAACAGCGCAACTTCTGGGTGGCACGCCTCGCCGCCAGGCTGCTGAAGCTTCGATACATTCTGCTGGGCTCGGCAGTGGGGGGAGGGTACACAGCTAAAAAG ACCTATGACGAATGGAAGGACATGTTTCCTGATTTAAGTGAATACAACTGGGTCATTCCAGATTTTGTCTGGGAACTGAGTGAACAGATCGATCTTG ATAAACTGGCCAAAGCTCTACCAGAGATAGAAGAAATCGCCAAACTACTACCTGACCTAGACAAGATAAGAGAGAACTTCACTTTCCTCAAAAGCCTCCTTTCTTCTG AAACCTCTGGGGATCCTCCTCTAAAAGCCACAGATTCTTCTACTGCAGCCACACAGGACGCCGGTGACAAGCAGTACAAAAAG TCatcagacaaagaaaaggtAGACCAACTTCAAGAAGAGCTGCTCCGTACACAG TTAAAATATCAACGCATGCTGGAGAGACTGGAGAAGGAGAATAAAGAGTTAAGGAAAGTGGTGCTGCAAAAAGATGATAAGGGGATTCACCAAAGGAAAGTGAAG AAATCCCTTATTGATCTGTATTCTGAAGTTTTGGACATCTTGTCTGACTACGATGCCAACTACAACACGCAGGACCATCTACCCAGG gtggttGTCGTCGGGGATCAGAGTGCTGGGAAGACTAGTGTGCTGGAGATGATCGCTCAGGCCAGGATCTTTCCCCGGGGCTCAGGAGAGATGATGACACGATCTCCTGTCAAG gtcACACTAAGCGAAGGCCCCCACCATGTGGCCATCTTCAAGGACAGTGGCCGAGAGTTTGACCTCACTAAGGAGGAGGAC ctggCTGCTCTGAGGCGTGAGATTGagctgaggatgaggaagagcgTGAAGGAGGGACAGACAGTCAGCTGTGAG acaATATCCTTAAGCGTCAAAGGCCCCGGCATCCAGAGGATGGTGCTTGTTGACTTACCAGGTGTCATCAGT ACGGTGACTGCTGGCATGGCGTCAGACACTAAAGAAACCATCTTCAGAATCAGCAAAGCGTACATGCAGAACCCCAATGCAATCATCCTCTGTATTCAGG ATGGCAGTGTTGATGCAGAGCGGAGCATTGTAACTGACTTGGTGAGCCAGATGGACCCCCAAGGAAAGAGGACCATCTTTGTCCTGACCAAAGTGGACTTGGCTGAGAAGAACCTGGCCAGCCCGAACAGA ATCCAGCAAATAGTGGAAGGAAAACTGTTTCCCATGAAGGCCCTGGGCTACTTTGCTGTGGTGACAGGCAAAG GGAGCAGCGGTGAAAGCATAGACTCCATTAAAGACTATGAGGAGGACTTCTTCCAGAACTCCAGGTTACTGAG GGATGGCATGCTGAAGGCCCACCAGGTGACCACAAAGAACCTGAGTCTTGCCGTCTCTGACTGCTTCTGGAAGATGGTTAGGGAGTCGGTTGAGCAGCAGGCTGATGTCTTCAAAG caTCCCGTTTCAACTTGGAGACGGAATGGAAGAATAACTATCCTCGTCTCAGAGAGCTGGACAGG AACGAACTGTTTGAAAAGGCCAAAAACGAAATCTTGGATGAAGTCATTAGTTTGAGTCAAGTGACCCCACAACACTG GGAGGCCATCCTACAGAAGAAGCTGTGGGAACGAGTTTCCACCCATGTAATTGAGAACATCTACTTGCCTGCTGCCCAAACAATGGACTCCGGCACCTTTAACACCACCGTAGACATCAAGCTCAAGCAGTGGACTGACAAGCAGCTTCCTCACAAAGCTCTGGAG GTTGCCTGGGAGACGCTGCAGGAGGAGTTTGCCCGCTTCATGGCTGAATACAAAGGCAAAGACCAGGACGACATTTTTGACAAGCTGAAGGAGGCTGTGAAGGACGAGAGCATCAAAAGGCACAAGTGGAATGAACGGGCCATGGACAGCCTG agagtAATCCAGCACAATGCCCTCGAAGACCGTTCCATCACAGACAAGCCTCAGTGGGACGCAGCAATCCAGTTCATGGAAGAGACGCTGCAGTCACGCCTCAAAGACA CTGACTCCGTAATCAAGGATATGGTGGGTCCAGACTGGAAGCAGAGGTGGCTGAACTGGACGAATCGCACACCAGATCAG caCATTCGTAATGAAACTAAAAATGAGCTGGAGCGTTTGCTGAAGCTCCACGAAGACCACACCGCCTACTTGGCCAATGACGAGGTCACCACAGTGAGGAAGAACCTCGAAGGACGAGGGGTCGAGGTTGACCCCGTgctg ATCAAGGACACGTGGCATCAGCTGTATCGCCGACACTTCTTGCAGAAGGCGCTGTCCCACTGCAGCCTCTGCAAGAGAGGTTTTTACTACTACCAGAGACACTTTGTTGACTCTGAG CTGGAGTGCAATGATGTGGTTCTGTTCTGGAGGATCCAGAGGATGCTCGTCATCACAGCCAACACTCTCCGACAGCAGCTCACCAACACTGAGG TGCGTCGCCTGGAGAAAAATGTGAAGGAGGTACTGGATGACTTTGGGGAAGACATGGAGAAGAAGACGCACCTCATTACTGGCCGCCGAGTCCAGCTGGCTGAGGATCTCA
- the opa1 gene encoding dynamin-like 120 kDa protein, mitochondrial isoform X3: MLRVGGKVACTSCRNLVSTNTGLRFPVPLQKLHPLSRAIHHRYSGSANPQRPPHRMAARYFTSMSRLPMRPPKPPPGSGGRNHQQQRNFWVARLAARLLKLRYILLGSAVGGGYTAKKTYDEWKDMFPDLSEYNWVIPDFVWELSEQIDLDKLAKALPEIEEIAKLLPDLDKIRENFTFLKSLLSSGVSLGSEVKGAGLLLLLETSGDPPLKATDSSTAATQDAGDKQYKKSSDKEKVDQLQEELLRTQLKYQRMLERLEKENKELRKVVLQKDDKGIHQRKVKKSLIDLYSEVLDILSDYDANYNTQDHLPRVVVVGDQSAGKTSVLEMIAQARIFPRGSGEMMTRSPVKVTLSEGPHHVAIFKDSGREFDLTKEEDLAALRREIELRMRKSVKEGQTVSCETISLSVKGPGIQRMVLVDLPGVISTVTAGMASDTKETIFRISKAYMQNPNAIILCIQDGSVDAERSIVTDLVSQMDPQGKRTIFVLTKVDLAEKNLASPNRIQQIVEGKLFPMKALGYFAVVTGKGSSGESIDSIKDYEEDFFQNSRLLRDGMLKAHQVTTKNLSLAVSDCFWKMVRESVEQQADVFKASRFNLETEWKNNYPRLRELDRNELFEKAKNEILDEVISLSQVTPQHWEAILQKKLWERVSTHVIENIYLPAAQTMDSGTFNTTVDIKLKQWTDKQLPHKALEVAWETLQEEFARFMAEYKGKDQDDIFDKLKEAVKDESIKRHKWNERAMDSLRVIQHNALEDRSITDKPQWDAAIQFMEETLQSRLKDTDSVIKDMVGPDWKQRWLNWTNRTPDQHIRNETKNELERLLKLHEDHTAYLANDEVTTVRKNLEGRGVEVDPVLIKDTWHQLYRRHFLQKALSHCSLCKRGFYYYQRHFVDSELECNDVVLFWRIQRMLVITANTLRQQLTNTEVRRLEKNVKEVLDDFGEDMEKKTHLITGRRVQLAEDLKKVREIQEKLEAFIEALHKEK, encoded by the exons ATGTTGCGTGTCGGGGGCAAAGTCGCCTG CACGTCCTGCAGGAACCTGGTCTCCACCAACACGGGGCTGAGATTTCCGGTGCCACTGCAGAAGCTGCACCCCCTGTCCCGTGCCATCCACCACCGTTATTCGGGAAGCGCCAACCCCCAGCGACCTCCTCATCGCATGGCAGCTCGCTATTTCACCTCCATGTCACGGTTGCCCATGCGGCCACCCAAGCCTCCCCCTGGGTCAGGGGGCCGGAACCATCAGCAACAGCGCAACTTCTGGGTGGCACGCCTCGCCGCCAGGCTGCTGAAGCTTCGATACATTCTGCTGGGCTCGGCAGTGGGGGGAGGGTACACAGCTAAAAAG ACCTATGACGAATGGAAGGACATGTTTCCTGATTTAAGTGAATACAACTGGGTCATTCCAGATTTTGTCTGGGAACTGAGTGAACAGATCGATCTTG ATAAACTGGCCAAAGCTCTACCAGAGATAGAAGAAATCGCCAAACTACTACCTGACCTAGACAAGATAAGAGAGAACTTCACTTTCCTCAAAAGCCTCCTTTCTTCTG GTGTGAGTTTGGGTAGTGAAGTCAAAGGAGCTGGTCTGCTTCTGTTGTTAG AAACCTCTGGGGATCCTCCTCTAAAAGCCACAGATTCTTCTACTGCAGCCACACAGGACGCCGGTGACAAGCAGTACAAAAAG TCatcagacaaagaaaaggtAGACCAACTTCAAGAAGAGCTGCTCCGTACACAG TTAAAATATCAACGCATGCTGGAGAGACTGGAGAAGGAGAATAAAGAGTTAAGGAAAGTGGTGCTGCAAAAAGATGATAAGGGGATTCACCAAAGGAAAGTGAAG AAATCCCTTATTGATCTGTATTCTGAAGTTTTGGACATCTTGTCTGACTACGATGCCAACTACAACACGCAGGACCATCTACCCAGG gtggttGTCGTCGGGGATCAGAGTGCTGGGAAGACTAGTGTGCTGGAGATGATCGCTCAGGCCAGGATCTTTCCCCGGGGCTCAGGAGAGATGATGACACGATCTCCTGTCAAG gtcACACTAAGCGAAGGCCCCCACCATGTGGCCATCTTCAAGGACAGTGGCCGAGAGTTTGACCTCACTAAGGAGGAGGAC ctggCTGCTCTGAGGCGTGAGATTGagctgaggatgaggaagagcgTGAAGGAGGGACAGACAGTCAGCTGTGAG acaATATCCTTAAGCGTCAAAGGCCCCGGCATCCAGAGGATGGTGCTTGTTGACTTACCAGGTGTCATCAGT ACGGTGACTGCTGGCATGGCGTCAGACACTAAAGAAACCATCTTCAGAATCAGCAAAGCGTACATGCAGAACCCCAATGCAATCATCCTCTGTATTCAGG ATGGCAGTGTTGATGCAGAGCGGAGCATTGTAACTGACTTGGTGAGCCAGATGGACCCCCAAGGAAAGAGGACCATCTTTGTCCTGACCAAAGTGGACTTGGCTGAGAAGAACCTGGCCAGCCCGAACAGA ATCCAGCAAATAGTGGAAGGAAAACTGTTTCCCATGAAGGCCCTGGGCTACTTTGCTGTGGTGACAGGCAAAG GGAGCAGCGGTGAAAGCATAGACTCCATTAAAGACTATGAGGAGGACTTCTTCCAGAACTCCAGGTTACTGAG GGATGGCATGCTGAAGGCCCACCAGGTGACCACAAAGAACCTGAGTCTTGCCGTCTCTGACTGCTTCTGGAAGATGGTTAGGGAGTCGGTTGAGCAGCAGGCTGATGTCTTCAAAG caTCCCGTTTCAACTTGGAGACGGAATGGAAGAATAACTATCCTCGTCTCAGAGAGCTGGACAGG AACGAACTGTTTGAAAAGGCCAAAAACGAAATCTTGGATGAAGTCATTAGTTTGAGTCAAGTGACCCCACAACACTG GGAGGCCATCCTACAGAAGAAGCTGTGGGAACGAGTTTCCACCCATGTAATTGAGAACATCTACTTGCCTGCTGCCCAAACAATGGACTCCGGCACCTTTAACACCACCGTAGACATCAAGCTCAAGCAGTGGACTGACAAGCAGCTTCCTCACAAAGCTCTGGAG GTTGCCTGGGAGACGCTGCAGGAGGAGTTTGCCCGCTTCATGGCTGAATACAAAGGCAAAGACCAGGACGACATTTTTGACAAGCTGAAGGAGGCTGTGAAGGACGAGAGCATCAAAAGGCACAAGTGGAATGAACGGGCCATGGACAGCCTG agagtAATCCAGCACAATGCCCTCGAAGACCGTTCCATCACAGACAAGCCTCAGTGGGACGCAGCAATCCAGTTCATGGAAGAGACGCTGCAGTCACGCCTCAAAGACA CTGACTCCGTAATCAAGGATATGGTGGGTCCAGACTGGAAGCAGAGGTGGCTGAACTGGACGAATCGCACACCAGATCAG caCATTCGTAATGAAACTAAAAATGAGCTGGAGCGTTTGCTGAAGCTCCACGAAGACCACACCGCCTACTTGGCCAATGACGAGGTCACCACAGTGAGGAAGAACCTCGAAGGACGAGGGGTCGAGGTTGACCCCGTgctg ATCAAGGACACGTGGCATCAGCTGTATCGCCGACACTTCTTGCAGAAGGCGCTGTCCCACTGCAGCCTCTGCAAGAGAGGTTTTTACTACTACCAGAGACACTTTGTTGACTCTGAG CTGGAGTGCAATGATGTGGTTCTGTTCTGGAGGATCCAGAGGATGCTCGTCATCACAGCCAACACTCTCCGACAGCAGCTCACCAACACTGAGG TGCGTCGCCTGGAGAAAAATGTGAAGGAGGTACTGGATGACTTTGGGGAAGACATGGAGAAGAAGACGCACCTCATTACTGGCCGCCGAGTCCAGCTGGCTGAGGATCTCA